A genomic window from Labrus bergylta chromosome 7, fLabBer1.1, whole genome shotgun sequence includes:
- the ccnd2a gene encoding G1/S-specific cyclin-D2a isoform X1 translates to MELLCLEMDTIIRARPDPNLLCDDRVLQSLLTIEERFLPQYSYFKGVQKDIQPFMRRMVATWMLEVCEEQKCEEEVFPLAMNYLDRFLAVVPTKKCNLQLLGAVCMFLASKLKETRPLTAEKLCIYTDNSIRPQELLEWELVVLGKLKWNLAAVTPNDFIEHIVRRLPLPKDKLALIRKHVQTFIALCATDFRFAMYPPSMIATGSVGAAICGLQVDSADQSQWGDSLTDLLAKITNTEVDVLKECQEQIERVLVSSLREGRQQQQQQQQTQRGTSGKGLDELDQSSTPTDVRDVNL, encoded by the exons ATGGAGCTGCTCTGCCTCGAAATGGACACCATCATACGAGCTCGTCCCGATCCAAACCTCCTGTGCGATGACAGAGTCCTGCAGAGCTTGTTGACCATAGAGGAGAGGTTTCTACCGCAGTATTCTTATTTCAAAGGCGTCCAGAAAGATATCCAGCCGTTTATGAGGAGGATGGTCGCGACTTGGATGTTGGAG gtttgtGAGGAGCAGAAGTGCGAGGAAGAAGTTTTTCCCTTGGCCATGAACTACTTAGACAGATTTCTAGCCGTGGTACCCACCAAAAAGTGTAACCTGCAGCTGCTGGGAGCAGTCTGCATGTTTCTTGCATCCAAATTGAAAGAGACTCGTCCATTAACAGCAGAGAAGCTTTGCATCTACACAGATAACTCCATCAGACCCCAGGAGCTGCTG gaATGGGAACTGGTGGTGTTGGGGAAGTTGAAGTGGAACTTGGCAGCAGTAACGCCGAACGACTTCATCGAGCACATTGTGAGGAGGCTGCCGCTGCCCAAGGATAAGCTGGCACTTATACGCAAGCATGTCCAAACCTTCATCGCCCTGTGTGCCACAG ATTTCCGATTCGCCATGTACCCTCCCTCCATGATCGCCACAGGAAGTGTGGGGGCAGCGATCTGCGGCCTGCAGGTGGACTCAGCCGACCAGTCACAGTGGGGCGACAGTCTGACAGACCTGCTGGccaaaatcacaaacacagaagtg GATGTTCTCAAAGAGTGCCAGGAGCAGATTGAGCGTGTTTTGGTGAGCAGCCTGCGCGAGggccggcagcagcagcagcagcagcagcagacacagagaggcaCCAGCGGCAAAGGCCTGGACGAGCTGGATCAGTCCTCCACCCCAACAGACGTCCGCGATGTCAACTTGTGA
- the tigara gene encoding probable fructose-2,6-bisphosphatase TIGAR A, translating into MSSPHVFTTGLHHRSSPQVFTLLGLHFVSTPVSTRLSVVVFTTATMFRSSVNFQGMKQLTFGLTLVRHGETRYNKEGLLQGQAIDCPLSEIGLQQAEAAGRYLKDVKFSNVFVSDMQRAQQTAEAILKRSSWCSGLQMVCEPLLKEKSFGTAEGGRVQDFREMAKAAGQSVLSFTAPEGETQEQVKERVKEFLEKMLLHIGADHWDDLGEDEADLSAPQQTPPAEGMADDGVRGVPVHALVVTHGAYMCVAVRYFVEELGCSLPQGSDKAHAFSLSPNTGICRFLLTMRKEDDRFKLAEMCCVFVHRGDHVKQ; encoded by the exons ATGTCTTCACCACATGTTTTCACCACAGGTCTTCACCACAGGTCTTCACCACAGGTCTTCACTTTGTTAGGTCTTCACTTTGTTTCCACTCCAGTCTCGACACGCCTCTCTGTAGTCGTCTTCACGACAGCTACAATGTTTCGTAGCTCCGTTAACTTCCAGGGTATGAAACAGCTGACATTTGGGCTAACCCTTGTTCGACA TGGGGAAACACGTTACAATAAAGAAGGCCTGTTACAAG GCCAGGCTATAGACTGTCCCTTGTCTGAGATCGGGCTGCAGCAGGCAGAAGCCGCAGGTCGTTACCTGAAAGATGTCAAGTTCAGCAACGTGTTTGTCAGTGACATGCAGCGGGCTCAGCAG ACTGCTGAAGCAATACTGAAACGCAGCAGCTGGTGTTCTGGTCTACAGATGGTGTGCGAGCCTTTACTTAAAGAGAAG AGCTTTGGGACTGCAGAGGGAGGACGGGTGCAGGACTTTAGAGAGATGGCCAAAGCTGCTGGTCAGTCCGTTCTGAGCTTCACAGCACCTGAAGGGGAGACGCAGGAGCAG GTGAAGGAGCGGGTCAAAGAGTTTTTGGAGAAAATGCTCCTGCACATTGGGGCCGACCACTGGGATGACTTAGGGGAGGATGAAGCCGACTTATCCGCTCCACAACAAACTCCTCCTGCTGAGGGAATGGCAGACGATGGAGTCAGGGGCGTCCCCGTCCATGCTCTGGTTGTCACCCACGGGGCCTACATGTGTGTAGCAGTGCGCTACTTTGTGGAGGAGTTAGGTTGCTCCTTGCCTCAGGGTTCGGACAAAGCACACGCGTTCTCTCTGAGTCCTAACACAGGGATATGTCGGTTTTTACTAACCATGAGGAAAGAGGACGACAGGTTCAAATTGGCGGAgatgtgctgtgtgtttgtgcacagagGAGACCATGTTAAACAATAG
- the ccnd2a gene encoding G1/S-specific cyclin-D2a isoform X2, translating to MERMVSVGLFRTRLRRRSQVCEEQKCEEEVFPLAMNYLDRFLAVVPTKKCNLQLLGAVCMFLASKLKETRPLTAEKLCIYTDNSIRPQELLEWELVVLGKLKWNLAAVTPNDFIEHIVRRLPLPKDKLALIRKHVQTFIALCATDFRFAMYPPSMIATGSVGAAICGLQVDSADQSQWGDSLTDLLAKITNTEVDVLKECQEQIERVLVSSLREGRQQQQQQQQTQRGTSGKGLDELDQSSTPTDVRDVNL from the exons gtttgtGAGGAGCAGAAGTGCGAGGAAGAAGTTTTTCCCTTGGCCATGAACTACTTAGACAGATTTCTAGCCGTGGTACCCACCAAAAAGTGTAACCTGCAGCTGCTGGGAGCAGTCTGCATGTTTCTTGCATCCAAATTGAAAGAGACTCGTCCATTAACAGCAGAGAAGCTTTGCATCTACACAGATAACTCCATCAGACCCCAGGAGCTGCTG gaATGGGAACTGGTGGTGTTGGGGAAGTTGAAGTGGAACTTGGCAGCAGTAACGCCGAACGACTTCATCGAGCACATTGTGAGGAGGCTGCCGCTGCCCAAGGATAAGCTGGCACTTATACGCAAGCATGTCCAAACCTTCATCGCCCTGTGTGCCACAG ATTTCCGATTCGCCATGTACCCTCCCTCCATGATCGCCACAGGAAGTGTGGGGGCAGCGATCTGCGGCCTGCAGGTGGACTCAGCCGACCAGTCACAGTGGGGCGACAGTCTGACAGACCTGCTGGccaaaatcacaaacacagaagtg GATGTTCTCAAAGAGTGCCAGGAGCAGATTGAGCGTGTTTTGGTGAGCAGCCTGCGCGAGggccggcagcagcagcagcagcagcagcagacacagagaggcaCCAGCGGCAAAGGCCTGGACGAGCTGGATCAGTCCTCCACCCCAACAGACGTCCGCGATGTCAACTTGTGA